A DNA window from Bombus vancouverensis nearcticus chromosome 6, iyBomVanc1_principal, whole genome shotgun sequence contains the following coding sequences:
- the LOC143302769 gene encoding uncharacterized protein LOC143302769 isoform X1 gives MFFFFFFVCIVLPDILYSTLPMLHHLPRSFPQHHLILRYALDTYYGCLQSSYICGHKGFRHLCCSTNSAMLPYWLLYMVFRKPRSITSFARKPSRMMITCSQGVRYLYYSTDSTTTYTTALRCPLKSLYSLLISVMR, from the exons atgttttttttctttttttttgtgtgtattgtgttaccagatattttgt attctactcttccgatgctgcatcacttacctagatcattcccacaacatcacctgattcttcgatatgccttggatacttactatggttgtcttcaatcgtcttatatctgtggccataaag gtttccgccatctgtgttgttcgacgaacagtgccatgcttccata ctggctgttgtacatggtgtttcgcaaaccgagatccataacctcttttgcacgtaaaccttctcgtatgatgattacttgttcacaag gtgttcgatatctgtattattcgacggacagcactacaacatacactaccgcactacgttgcccactgaaatcactttattcattgcttatttcggttatgcgctag
- the LOC143302769 gene encoding uncharacterized protein LOC143302769 isoform X2, which produces MLHHLPRSFPQHHLILRYALDTYYGCLQSSYICGHKGFRHLCCSTNSAMLPYWLLYMVFRKPRSITSFARKPSRMMITCSQGVRYLYYSTDSTTTYTTALRCPLKSLYSLLISVMR; this is translated from the exons atgctgcatcacttacctagatcattcccacaacatcacctgattcttcgatatgccttggatacttactatggttgtcttcaatcgtcttatatctgtggccataaag gtttccgccatctgtgttgttcgacgaacagtgccatgcttccata ctggctgttgtacatggtgtttcgcaaaccgagatccataacctcttttgcacgtaaaccttctcgtatgatgattacttgttcacaag gtgttcgatatctgtattattcgacggacagcactacaacatacactaccgcactacgttgcccactgaaatcactttattcattgcttatttcggttatgcgctag